The genomic region aactaccagctccATCAGGtaaaatgccctttctagaattccctcttttatgtgaaatctcacatatttacctgtaaaaaaaagctCTTcttacctcattttcacatgagatgagtcaagccatagtgtcacttcagaagcccccatCTTCTTTTCTAAAGCACCTAGTAACAcgcaatggggtcatttactaagggcccgattcgcgttttcccgacgtgttacccaaatatttccgatttgcgccgatttcccctgaattgccccgggattttggcgcacgtgatcggatttttgcgcatcggcgctggcatgcacgcgacggaaatcgggggggcgtggagcggagcggagcttgcacttaccttcactcagcctggcccggtgaactccagcgcattccgatgcttttcagcgcagcagcgccacctggtggacggcggaggaactaccttaataaatcccggacggacccgaatccagcgcagagaacacgccgctggatcgcgaatggaccgggtaagtaaatctgcccctatgtgtcatattaaagacaagaaTTTTACCTTTTTAGATCACACAAGGTTCCATAAGCTACAGAATTGGAGATACAGATAATTAAAAACTAATTAAATAGGCTGTGATATATTATCCGTACCTTTAATAACCAActatgtatacagctgtatatatagtatgtatgtcTGGTTCTGTAGCACACAAAGCCGTCATCCTGATGTAATGTGAAAGATGAAATTGTTATCTTTAAAACAACacaaaaatcacttttttaggtgctatagaacagaaaatgggtgagatttcacataaaaaatggaattctAGAAATTTAAAATGTATCAATTCTCATTTTATTCTCAATTCTCATTTTATCGGGCACAACGTGAATACATGACgccatgtgaaaaaaaaaatcggttttattttaataactttttgcTTTTACATTGAATTACAAAAATATGTTGTATAATATAACAGAGGATAATAACATTGTAATACATTGTATCgctgtatatagtataaaaaTCACTTCTTCATGCgcataaatatacatttattaatacaaaagtgatttatataaaaatgtagacatttctattgtattgtgtatatatcagAGGGGTTGGAgggggacacattactggggggcttcaGTGGTTTGGGAGCCTTCTGTAGTCACTGTGTCCGGGGTGCGCCACACTAGGCAGTCAGACACGGTCAGCCGCTTATAGGGGGCGGACATGGCTCTCTGTGATGATAGTCCGGTCACCCCTGTCCTGCTATTAGTAGAGATTGGGGTGATTTCCGTCACGGTGGCGCTCTGCGAGGCCTGACGATTACTATGGCTTCTCAGCATGTGCCTATAGGTTGTCGTCAGATCCGAACACGAAGCCGAAGTTGCCCTGGTCAACCTTGGAACCAGGATCTGAGGTGCTACCTTCCCCGACTCTTCATCCTTTCTCCAGAAGTCGGTCCGGTAGGTGCTGATGAGTGGTCTCTGCCTCCTCAGGTCCTCCTCCAGAGGGGCCCAACGTGTAAAGTTATAGGACTCTCTGTGTTTGAGAAGTTTTTTCTTGCCCAGACCCTTGACAAAAACAAGTTGGATGCGTCAAAAGATTCAGTGTCTGATTCAGAATTTACTCCTCACTCGTGACAATGAAAGAACAAGTCACTGCCTCCAACATAGTAAACACACTCATGTCCTACAGCTCCCCAGCCCTGCCCTACGCTGCTCCTTCCACTAGGTAAGTACAAGACATTTAACTTTACTTTACAGCTTCTTCATCATGAACATCATCTCTGAGATGAGAGGTCACTGCCTCCCACAGAATCAACACAATCACCTTCTGCTGCTATGAATATTCTCCAAATCTGAGGTCCACCCATTATTCATTCCCACCTACTACCTGGTACTGATCCACCATTATTCTTACTAACTTTTATGTGTATACAGACATGTATGTAGCCTGCTCATGCAGTTAACTTGAGGAGAGCAAAAAAGGACCCAGAAGCCTTTGGGGACCCATAAGGGGTGTCACTATAAAGTGACCAGTATTCAAGGGTCCTtcgttgtatgaatattatgtctGGAAtctcttcctacatctggtactagaatcagcttcttggggaatggaggatgtgtccctttggAGAGAATGCGGTTTCAGGACCGttggaagaccttcaaaggtcctgaaatggctcatgtatacatgtgtattcaGAGAAGGCACAGATGTACAAGGACTTAACAATACATAATAGTTGGGGGCCCAGTAAGAGAAAAGATGGTAACACTTGAATTCCGGATCAGACTACACACGTGGTTTCTTTGTAGTCTGTATCCATGGAAACATAAAGCTCTGCACTGGAGCTGCATACGAATTTCATATTTTCATTGAAGCTGTGAAATTTTTCGAGTTGTAACAATACAAATAGTTATCTTGTATCTCCCTTTCCCATGTAACCTTTACAATTCCCGTCCATAATTCAATCTTCTGTCAAAGcgtccaaaataaaaaaaatcaaagctgCGCACAAGACAAAGGCAATCCTTGGCGCTGGGTAATGCCTTTGTACTTCTGTCTCTCGCTGGTTACTTTCTTCATCCTCGTTGCTTGTGTTGTGAATAATCTGGTGGTTTTTCCGTCTATTTAATGTGTATGGCGCAGTAAAACGCGGCACGATTAGCGGGGTGATAAGGATAATTGGCCGCTCCGTTGCTCTGCCGAGCTTAGACTTCATTCCTGGGAGTGAGAAGTCATAAAAATATGTACTTAGTAGGGAAGACGAGTGATCGGGATCTCCGGAGCCGGGAATTGCTGTTTCGTTCCTTAGAATTAAATGCCTAATTTAGAATTCAAACACACAAGTCTAATTAGGTGACGCCAGGGAGCACTAGCGGCGTGTGGAGGGATGCGGAGATGGCACAGATGCTAAGGCAACCCTTCTGTGTACTGACTGTTCGGGCGGTGGCTGATAATTAACCTCCCGCAGTATTGGTAGCttcaattaaaggggatgtctattATCCACAGGGCAGGAAATAAGTGTCAGATTGCTGCATCAGATTGCGAggggttgataaaaaaaaaattgaccttATTTCCAGAAACAGCGCTACTCCTGCCTATAGTCcgagtctggtattgcagttcatccCTATGCAATGATTATATGCAGCAGAATTACACCCACAGTGTCTTATAGACCCCGAATTGGCTTCTATAACCTGTGTAGTACTGACTTCTCATATGAAGGGGCTCTCATTAAAGattcacccaaaaaaaaaaaatggtgcccacttcccgagcagtgtagggggcgccagattcacttTTGAcgaatgtggcgccccctgcacactccacaggcacccaagttttgataaatgtggccacaCTGTGTCATTCTTCATTTCCCcctctgggggtgctgcagggaaatgAAATACTAACAAGTGTTTTCAGAGATCTCATTGAGACCCTTTTAGGGTCAAAGGTAAAActagaggaattttttttttttttgctgaggcTTATTTATGTAGTGCCGGTGCCAgaattttggtgtttttttacgacatttacttacccggtccgttcgcgatccagcggcgcgttctctgcggtggattcgggttcggccgggattcatcaaggtagttcctccgccgtccaccaggtggcgctgctgcgctgaaaagcatcggaacgcactcaagttcaccgggccggaccaagtgacggtaagcgcgtcccaagcgacacttttattgttttaaatgcggcggtttttccgaatccgacgggttttcgctcggccacgccccctgatttccgtcgcgtgcatgccggcgccaatgcgccacaatcctatcgcgggcgccaaaatcccggggcaatacagggaaaatcggcgcaaatcggaaatattcgggtaacacgccggtaaaacgcgaatcggccccttagtaaatgacccccattgttctgttTTTCGGGAAAAAATTGCGTCGCTGCTTGTGACTCTGACacttttctggcgcttctatttttccaactGGATTTGtggcgcaatttttggcacaaaaaaggaGCAGCTAAAAGCTCTGTTtcgccttcatgaatgtggagactgaGAATAAGTTTGTgcaccaaatcattaatcccttgcggtACAAAtcacactgaaaattatagcttcctgcgcccaaattaataaataCCCCCCTTTTGTGATAGATTGGGCTAAATTCACACGACCATTGGGGGacttgcggccgtatatacgtcccccatagtccGGCAATGAGCGCACGGAacagtacagtgcagcacacgtgcggctccTTACCCTGGGAAGAGATGAGATGTGTCCTATTTTCCTCGTATTACGgctattacggcgccgtgcaccatatatctctatggagaggggcggggtggagtggcactcaccccctcctcccctcctgtgcgcCAACATGCTACGACACggcggcagggccggctccaggttttagtgggcccctgggcgacagagccttagtgggcccctccgtgggccgccctccagtgtccacactgccccccccttcccctgcggacacactgaccacccccccttccacctgcggacacactgaccccctcacccccctgcggacacactgaccccctcacctccctgcggacacactgaccccctcacccccctgcggacacactgaccacccccccttccacctgcggacacactgaccccctcacccccctgcggacacactgacccccccctccggacacactgaaaccccccccccctccccctgcaaacacactgaaccccccccccctccggacacactgaacccctccctcccccctctccctgcagacacactgaccccctccctcccccctctacctgcagacacactgaccccctccctcccctctccctgcagacacactgaccccctccctcccccttctccctgcagacacactgaccccctcccccctctccctgcagacacactgaccccctccctcccccctctcgctgctgacacactgaccccctccctcccccctctgaagccggcacacgtgatccgatgacgtcatcatgtgcgccggcttcagagccgtcgcataccctgcggagcgctgcatcgtgggaaccgggacaggtgagttttagattctgcctctatgctgcgctcccgaccagcgcagcatagaggcagaaacgtgatcgatcccgatggtgatcaattgtaccagtgtcttatagcgacactgagtgggcccctccagtaccccgggatcccggcacttgcccgggttggccgggtgctggcgccgggcctatacggcgggcacacattcgtgtgaatgt from Engystomops pustulosus chromosome 10, aEngPut4.maternal, whole genome shotgun sequence harbors:
- the CIMIP7 gene encoding ciliary microtubule inner protein 7 isoform X1; amino-acid sequence: MPEAITGSWFPSGFHGHFRSHIRNDICQEYRMEARPPPPKAFTQRITEHPTKHIFSRHDNRHVFPSSVFSFENGLGKKKLLKHRESYNFTRWAPLEEDLRRQRPLISTYRTDFWRKDEESGKVAPQILVPRLTRATSASCSDLTTTYRHMLRSHSNRQASQSATVTEITPISTNSRTGVTGLSSQRAMSAPYKRLTVSDCLVWRTPDTVTTEGSQTTEAPQ
- the CIMIP7 gene encoding ciliary microtubule inner protein 7 isoform X2, coding for MEARPPPPKAFTQRITEHPTKHIFSRHDNRHVFPSSVFSFENGLGKKKLLKHRESYNFTRWAPLEEDLRRQRPLISTYRTDFWRKDEESGKVAPQILVPRLTRATSASCSDLTTTYRHMLRSHSNRQASQSATVTEITPISTNSRTGVTGLSSQRAMSAPYKRLTVSDCLVWRTPDTVTTEGSQTTEAPQ